In the Candidatus Electrothrix sp. GW3-4 genome, one interval contains:
- a CDS encoding helical backbone metal receptor, translating to MTRYLLFLSLLLCLAPVPEQAEANNFPQRIVSLGPINTENVYLLGAEGRLVGNTNYCVRPEAAKAKEKVGSVMQVSIEKILSLRPDLILATGLTSPIQLKKFQELGLRVELFPQSASFAEICAQFLRLGQLLGLEERAEEVIREAEKKVAAVRTAVAPLPQKKVFLQIGSRPLFGAAQNSFTHDFIALSNGINVIGEQKRGTVSYEKVLVKNPEVIIIAMMGSETGIAQEEKKKWEGFPMLSAVQNQQVHVVSPDLACSPSPVTFAETLSIMAGLIHPEFRNPLKR from the coding sequence ATGACCAGATACCTTCTTTTTCTCAGCCTGCTGCTCTGCCTTGCGCCGGTGCCTGAACAGGCCGAGGCAAACAATTTCCCCCAGCGCATCGTCTCCCTGGGGCCTATCAACACGGAAAATGTCTACCTCCTTGGGGCGGAGGGTCGCCTGGTCGGCAATACCAACTACTGCGTCCGACCAGAGGCTGCCAAGGCCAAAGAAAAGGTCGGTTCGGTGATGCAGGTCTCCATTGAAAAGATCCTCAGCCTGCGCCCGGACCTGATCCTGGCCACCGGCCTGACCTCCCCCATCCAACTCAAAAAGTTTCAGGAACTCGGCCTGCGGGTGGAGCTGTTTCCACAATCTGCCTCCTTTGCCGAGATCTGTGCGCAGTTTCTCCGGCTCGGCCAGCTGCTCGGCCTGGAGGAGCGGGCTGAGGAGGTCATTCGGGAAGCAGAGAAAAAGGTGGCAGCAGTACGGACCGCTGTTGCTCCGCTTCCTCAGAAGAAGGTCTTTCTCCAGATCGGCTCCCGCCCCCTTTTCGGGGCAGCGCAGAACTCCTTTACCCATGATTTTATCGCCCTGAGCAATGGAATCAACGTCATCGGTGAACAGAAGAGGGGCACCGTCAGCTATGAAAAGGTGCTGGTGAAGAATCCTGAGGTCATCATCATTGCCATGATGGGCAGTGAGACCGGGATTGCCCAGGAGGAAAAAAAGAAATGGGAGGGCTTTCCCATGCTCAGCGCTGTGCAAAACCAGCAGGTCCATGTGGTCAGCCCAGACCTGGCCTGCAGTCCCTCGCCAGTTACCTTTGCGGAAACACTCTCCATTATGGCTGGCCTGATCCACCCGGAATTTCGTAATCCCCTGAAGAGGTAA